A window of Rhododendron vialii isolate Sample 1 chromosome 11a, ASM3025357v1 contains these coding sequences:
- the LOC131307911 gene encoding ras-related protein Rab7-like, producing MPSRRRTLLKVIILGDSGVGKTSLMNQYVNKKFSNQYKATIGADFLTKEVHFEDRLFTLQIWDTAGQERFQSLGVAFYRGADCCVLVYDVNVMKSFDNLNNWREEFLIQASPSDPENFPFVVIGNKIDVDGGNSRVVSEKKARAWCSSKGNIPYFETSAKEGINVEEAFQLIAKNALNRGDEEEIYLPDTIDVANGSQQKSTGCC from the exons ATGCCTTCCAGAAGAAGAACGCTTCTAAAGGTTATAATCCTCGGCGACAGCGG GGTGGGAAAGACCTCTTTGATGAATCA ATATGTTAATAAGAAGTTTAGCAATCAATACAAGGCAACAATCGGAGCTGATTTCTTGACAAAGGAAGTTCATTTTGAAGATAGGCTCTTCACTTTACAG ATCTGGGATACAGCTGGCCAGGAAAGATTTCAAAGTTTGGGTGTTGCTTTCTACCGTGGTGCTGATTGTTGTGTTCTTGTATATGATGTAAATGTGATGAAGTCATTTGACAATCTGAACAACTGGAGGGAAGAATTCCTTATTCAG GCAAGCCCTTCGGATCCAGAAAATTTCCCATTTGTTGTTATTGGAAACAAGATCGACGTGGATGGAGGGAATAGTAGAGTG GTTTCTGAGAAAAAGGCTCGCGCTTGGTGTTCCTCAAAAGGGAATATTCCATACTTTGAGACCTCAGCGAAGGAGGGGATCAATGTTGAAGAAGCTTTCCAGCTCATAGCAAAGAATGCCCTTAACAGAGGGGACGAGGAAGAAAT ATACCTGCCAGACACCATCGATGTAGCAAACGGCAGTCAGCAGAAGTCAACTGGATGCTGCTAA